ACCATGGGGAATAGGAAATGATCTTCCTGAAGGAATGACTGAAATCAAATCCATCAGAGTACAACAGCCCGGAAGAGGTTCTGTTTTTGTAAGAGAAGCCATCAAAAATATGTTCCAGCCTACCATGGATTTTGAGAATATTGGAGTAACTTCCCTTGACAACGATAATATTTTCCTTTATATGATCAATGGTTCAGGAGAAAACAGATACACAACTCTTTGGACAATCAAAAAGGGAAGAGTAATCAGCCAGATTATTTATCATAATCCGGAATAAATTCATTATTTTTGCACCCGAAAAAGTTTTACGCTTATTCATCATAGAAATTGGTTCTGCATCACTGCAGATTAAAAGGGAACCGTGTGAAAATCACGGACTGTCGCGCAACTGTAAGTAACTGAAATCTTTATCAAAGATCCACTGTGCGAGGCATGGGAAGGAGATAAAAGATGTTACAAGTCAGGAGACCTGCCTTTTTCTTAAACAAGTAACTTTCGCGATTTGAAGTTGTATTGATCTGATGAATTGTTTCAGGAATTTCCGAATTTCCTGTTATTATTCTGTTGTTTGATATTATTTCATTTCGCTTTAATTAATAATGAAATATGACTACAGAAGAAAGAATTGAAGCCTCCGAAACCAGAATCTTTAAAGCGGTTTTCCCAAACACAACCAATCATTATGATACCCTTTTTGGTGGTACGGCTATGCAGCTGATGGACGAAGTAGCTTTTATTACCGCTACCCGTTTTGCCAGAAAAAGAGTGGTAACGGTAAGCAGCGACAAAATAGATTTCAAAAAACCTATTCCTGCCGGAACTATTGTTGAACTGATCGGAAAAGTTTCATACGTGGGAAAAACCAGTATGAAAGTGAACGTTGAAATTTACACAGAGCAGATGTATTCGTATGAAAGAGAGAAAGCCATCGTAGGTGATTTTACTTTTGTAGCGATTGACGAATTCAAGAAACCAATCCAGATACTATAAATAAAAAATCGGGCGGCCTCTGGCCGCCCGAATTTTTATTTTCATTAAAGTTATTTCAGCACTTTTTCTGTTTCCAGACTTCTGTTCAGTAAAAGTTCAAAAGCCTCTCCCATTTCATCCGATGCTCTGCTGATGGCATTTTCAAGCATATTTCGGATTTGTTTTTCGGTAACTCCGGCTTCCGTCCAGCTTTTTCCTGTGGTATGGGAATTTAAAATAAACGGCATGATTCTGTCGATTCCACAGGCAAAAATAGCATCCGGTGTTTTCTCATCTTCAAATTCCAGCCATAGGTTAAAGAATTCTGAACGCAGAGGTTCATCCAGAATTCCAAAGATTTTCTGAGCAGAAGCTTTCTCTCTTTCAAATTTCCCAACCATTGCTTTTTCATCAAAAATAAAAGTATCTCCAGCTTCAATCTCCACAAGATCATGAATAGAAAGCATCCTTATCACTCTCAATAAATCAATATCTGTACGGTTTTTAGCATACGGATAAAGGATCTGAGCCAGAATAATAATCTGCCAGGAATGTTCTGCGGTATTCTCTCTTCGGGAATCATCAGCATTATAATTTCTTCGCTGTACATTTTTAAGTGCATCTACAGCCAGGATAAAATCTATCTCTTTCTGAATTTTCATCTTACTTTTTATTTCTGTTATATTGATCTGCCGGATATACTTTTGTTTTGGTAATCCATTTATTATTGATCTTTTCTTTGGTTATTACTTTCACCTGATCTTCATTGGTCATATCCTCTTCCTTTTCAAAGACTTTCTCCAGTCCCTTATTCGGAATAACAGCATATTCTATCGTAAAAATATCGCAGCAGCCAGACTTTCCATAGGAGATCAGACGTTTACGTTTGGCATCAACATCAAAAATATCAAGGCCGTTCGAGCCCAATTCCGTAAGCTCCTCACTTTTTACAAACCCCATTCTTGTTTTGTTGAATACATACACGTCATATGATGCTCCACTATAATTTCCCATATTTCCATTCCTTATCGCTATATCTTCCGTTCCGTCAAAATTAAAGTCATCGATAATCACAGCACGTTGATCACCAGAAAGCGGAATCAATTTTCCCTGAAGCAGTTTTTGGCCTTGCCCTGCATATAAAACCAGATCATCAGAAACAAAAGTCTGTACTTTGCTGT
This region of Chryseobacterium culicis genomic DNA includes:
- a CDS encoding acyl-CoA thioesterase, coding for MTTEERIEASETRIFKAVFPNTTNHYDTLFGGTAMQLMDEVAFITATRFARKRVVTVSSDKIDFKKPIPAGTIVELIGKVSYVGKTSMKVNVEIYTEQMYSYEREKAIVGDFTFVAIDEFKKPIQIL
- a CDS encoding HD domain-containing protein, with protein sequence MKIQKEIDFILAVDALKNVQRRNYNADDSRRENTAEHSWQIIILAQILYPYAKNRTDIDLLRVIRMLSIHDLVEIEAGDTFIFDEKAMVGKFEREKASAQKIFGILDEPLRSEFFNLWLEFEDEKTPDAIFACGIDRIMPFILNSHTTGKSWTEAGVTEKQIRNMLENAISRASDEMGEAFELLLNRSLETEKVLK
- a CDS encoding XAC2610-related protein, with amino-acid sequence MNILNKYKDFSVFLLLGPLCFGQYRFEVKNVSKSYDAVIQIENCYDDRCGGKGTVELFDHKNSKVQTFVSDDLVLYAGQGQKLLQGKLIPLSGDQRAVIIDDFNFDGTEDIAIRNGNMGNYSGASYDVYVFNKTRMGFVKSEELTELGSNGLDIFDVDAKRKRLISYGKSGCCDIFTIEYAVIPNKGLEKVFEKEEDMTNEDQVKVITKEKINNKWITKTKVYPADQYNRNKK